DNA sequence from the Streptomyces sp. CA-210063 genome:
GGAGATCGGCCAATCCGGCGCTGTCGTCTGCGTCGAGAACCACGCCACCTTCCGCACGCTCCTCCGCGTGTTGCGTACCCGCGCCGTCCCGCCCTGGGCTGCCGTCGCCTGGGTCCAGGGCCGCAACACCGCGCCCCTGGAGTCCCTTGCGGCATTGCCCTTCCCGGTCACACGTCTGGACTACCTCGGCGATCTGGATGCCGCCGGCCTCCAGATCGCCGCGACGGCCTGCGCGACGGCCGAGCGTGCCGGTATCCCAGCAGGACCGGCCGCACGCCTCTGGGCCATGCTCGTCACCCAGCCCCGGCGCCCAACTCGTCCCACCACGGAGGCCAAGGCTCGGGAGCTGGTCGCATGGCTTCCCGACGCAGTCCGCAATCAGGCATTCGGCCTCCTGGTCACCGGCCAGGCGATTCCGCAAGAAGCCCTTCGTTTCGACGTGCTCAGTGATGCGCTGCTGGCGGATTGACCGGATGGCAGCGTTCCACCCCGGCCTTACGTGCGCCATACGCATGGGAGGTCTTCAACCTGCACGAATGCGGTCGACGTCACCGCAGGTCCCGTCCTGAGGATGTCCCTCGCCGGTTATTACGAGTGGCGGCAGGGAGAAAGGTCCACGAACAAGGCCCGCTATCTGAGCTCATCTCGTATCGCTATTCGTCAAGACAGTGGGCCTCGACGCGCTTCCGGCCGGGCTGGAGGCATCCGCCAGCAGCTACAGGTGAGCCCCCGCCAGCCCGTGGCTATGCCTTGGGCTTCTTCGTCGCGGCGCGAGCCGAATTCGCGTTGGCGGCTGCGTTGAGACGGGCCAGGTGCGCACGTTGCGATACTTGACCCCCGTAAGAGGACCAGCCGTACAGAGACGCAAGCAGTTCGGCTGCTACAGACGCCGCTGCCGTCAAGCCAGCCATAGCCCTGGACATAGACGCAGGGGGCCTAGCCACCAATCTCCCCCGGCTTTGCGCTGCCGTGATGGCACATTGTTCCGACCAGAGCTCGAAGACCTGAGCGAGACGCGCGAAGAAGGCGGCCGCCGCAGCCAAGCAGGCGTAGAAAGCGACGAGCCCTCCGCCGATGCGGGCAGCGATGCCAGGAGCCGGTTCACGGTCGGTCCAAGGCCAGCCCATGACCGCATAGACGACGGCCAGACCAGCCGAAGCGGAAATCCATGCAGTCACGATCACAGACCCCAGGACTCCCTCGTAGTCATCCTCCTCCTCGTCGTCCTGCTCGGGCTGTCGCTTCGACGGCGCCGGATTGCCGGAGGTCTTGTTCCCATAGGGCGGGAGAAAGACCTGCCAGAAGCCGCCGTGGACGTCGCCGCCAACGAACGTGCCGGAGCCGTGATTGTGCTGCTCCCGGTGCTCAGCGTCGGCCATCTGACGCCCCGCCGTAGTTGAAGGTCAGGCCACCGTGGACGTCACCACCGATGAACGTTCCAGTGCCGGTGTTGTGCTGGTTCCAGACCTTCGAGGCCGACGGGGTGGGCACCGTGAGTTCGTCCACCTCGCTCATGGCGTCGCGGTGCTCGGCAAGGTATTGAGCGATGAGCTGCGCCCAGGCGGTCGCTGCAAGCGCCTGAGCCTCTGGAGAGGTCGAGGTGAGCTGCGCAGCGGTGTCATCCACTGCCTGATCCGCCGCTCTCTGTTGATCCGGAGTGGCCCGACGGAAGAAGTGCGCGACCTTCAAGCGCATCTTCTCGGCACCCGACGTGGCTATGGCCGCAACGAGCGTGCCGGCCGCACCAGTGGCCACGGCCATTAATTCGGCGTCGTACATGATCGAGATGTCTCCCCGTTCGTGGTGACGTGCCCCAGCAGAACCTACCGGGCACCACTGACACTCCGAGGGGACAATCCGCATACACAATCTGAGGCAGCCATGGCCACGGCACTGTGGCGCCCCCCGGGCAGCGAGACGCCGACCATCTGGTTGCAGTTCTGGTTGCATTCACCGGCGTCCGGCACGGTCCGCTACGCACCCATCGACATGCTCCATCGCAGGTCAGAACGGCCCCGAGCGTCCCCGAACCCCCAGACGAACATTTGGAAAGCGTGTTGGGCGCAGCCCCTCCAGGGGTGGAATCTCGTAGCCCCCAGCCGCCGACCGTTTTGGACAAATCGCCACGACAGGTCCTCACCTGCTGTGTTTACGGCTTTGGTTACAGGTGGCCGCCGTCACCAAATCGCAACCCTTTCCACAAGCATCAGGGCTGCAGCTGGCGTAGAACTGCAAGCCCGCGTGAGGCAACGGTCTGGCTACCGGCGCCCGATCAGCGAACGGACGTTCTCCAGCAAGGCGTGGAGCAAGAACGGTGGCTCCGTAACGACCGTGCGGGTCGTCTCCAGATACGTCGCCGCGTTCTTCCCGTCGATGCCCTCGCCCGCACGAACGAGTTCCCGCCTGCGCTCCTCCCAGGTCGGCCAGTGCTGGTCGAGATGGGTCTCCAGGGTGTCCTCGAACACGGTGTAGCGGCCGGTCGAGTCGTCGGCCGGCTGCGGATTGGGCGTCGCACCCAGGTACTGGAGAAGATTCGCGTTCTTGGTCCGGTTGTTCCGTGCCTGGCGCTCGAACTCCTGCTCCTTGTCCTGTCGCTGCTGCGGGATGAGGTGTTGCACCGACGCCCGCTTGCGCTCCTCCATGCCGGCGTCGCCGTCGAACACGACGTAGCAGGGCACGCCCAGGGCGCTGAAGAGGGCGTCAGAGATCATGAGGTTGTCCTTGCCGTGGACCTCGATGACGCTGATGCCCTCCGCGCCCAGGTTGATCCCCGACCGGTCGGCGCAACCGGTGATCACTCCCTCGTCCCCGCGCCCCTCGACCAGCACCACGGCATGGGCGAAGAAGCCCTCTGCCAGCGCACCGCTCAGCGTGCCCTCGGTCCTGCTCCTGATCACCTTCTTGTCGACGAGGCCGTCCAAGGCCCCGCACAGGTCCTCCTCCGTGGCCTGCCACACTTGGGTGACGGGATGCCCCTCGCCGGCAGCGCGGCCCAGGCGCCGAATCTGGTGATACCCCTTCGGATCGATGAAGACCGGGTTGTGGGTGGCGTACATGACCTGAGTACGCCCCTGCGGCGAGGTGGCGACCAGCTCGCGGAGCACCTTCGCGAAGGTCCGCGCCTGAGGCGGGTGCTGGAAAAGCTCGGGCTCCTCGATGGCCAGGCACAGCGTCCGCATGCCGTCGGCCGAGCGCCTTCGGTCGGCGAGGTACTTCAGCGCCGCGATGATCAGGGCGCGCTGGAAGCCGTGCCCTTGCCGGTGCACCGAGGTATGGGCAGCCCCGTCCCGGATGCTCACCTGGAAGGTTGTCCGGGCGGGCCTCGGAGCCTGCACAGTGGGAGTCACAACCACCTCGCGCCCGGTGGTGAACTTGGCGACCTCCGCCGAGAGCGCGGCCGACACCTCGTCCAGCACGGGGCCGTACACCTTGCTGTGCACTTCCTGCCGGGCCAGATGAGCGTTCTCCTCGATCTCGCCGAGCTGCTCGTTGACCTGTGAGCGGTCCACGGCGTGGTCGAGGATGCGGCCGAGCGCGGTCGCCTTCTGATCGTCGGCCTCCTCGTACGCCCGCAGATCAGCGGAGACGAACACGAAGTCGATCAGCTGGGCGAGCCTGCTCTGCCCGGCGAAGCCGAAGAAGTGCGTGTCCTCGACCTCGGCCTCGGTGAGACGGTCGCGATTGGCCAACTCCCACGTGCGCATCGCCTCCAGAACCTTGTCCTTGGTCCCGGCGGCCGACAGCCCCAGGCTCGTGTCGCTCGCCCTCAACTGGTCATAGGCGCGCCGCAGTTCCATGGCCTTCTCGTTCTTGCGCACCTCCTCGAACGGCCCGTACGCGAGCGCCTTGCCCGTGATCTTGTCCTCGCCGTTCTGCCAGGTACGCCAGATGCTCACGCTCGCGACGCCGTCGGGCGCGTACCGCCCGAGAGTCTGGCGATCACGATCGGTGAGTCCGTCGAACTCCACCTCCACGGAGATACGGCCGCCCTCGGCCGCCGAGTGGATATCGTCGTCGCTGAGGGCGACACCCTTCTCGCCGTTGAAGAACCAGTCGAGCGCACGCAGCACGGTGGACTTGCCGACCCCGGTCGGCCCGATGAAGGAGGTGATGTCTTCGAAGGACACGTCCACCTTGTGCAGACAGCAGAAGTTCTCGATGCGAACGCGTTTGATCTTCACGGTCGTCCTGTGCGCTTGAGGCGGGAGGGGCATATGAGTGCCCACGTGACGATCGTGACGCTAGCAGCGCGCCTGACAGCACATCAGCTGATTTCCCCTGATAGGTGATTCCTCAGAGTCGAGCGCCGTTCCTGCCATGAAGTCCCGCGACGATCATCGATATCTATAAGTGCCTGTGTCTGAACCTCGCTTTGGATCTTTGGGCGGGTCTAGGCTGGCGGCGTGTCTGGGGTCAACGGGCCTGGTCGTGATCGGCGTTGTCCTGGGTGTGGTTCATGGCTGGGGCCGGAGGCTGCACCTCGGGCGGTGTACTGCTCGGGGGTGTGTCGGTGCAGGCAGTGGCGCCGGATACGGCGGCTGCGGCTGCGGGTGGCGGCGCTTGAACGGGGCGAGGGCCGCCGGGTCTGCCCGGAGTGCGGGGCCGTCTGGGTGGCCGGGGTGGATCACCGCAGCAACGCGGTCTACTGCTCGCCGCGGTGCCGGAAGAAGGCATGGAGCCGCCGCAGGGCAGCGTTCGCCGAAGCGTCCGGCTGACGCTTGAGCGAACAGTTCACGAACCGAGGCAACGGCCGGAGCGTTCAATTCCTCCCATTTCCAGCCATGGTTGGCGAACGATCTGACGGCGGGCGGACTCTGACGGAAGGGCCGGGGCTTGTCGCCGGCGGTCCGGTCCGCCGGGCCCCGACCGCGAGGGATGGTGGCCACCATGCCCACCGCCACGATCGGTCATGTCACCCGCGAGCGCTACGAGCAGATCATCGCCACCGACCGGGAACTGGTCGGACAGATGCAGCGCATCCAGTTCACCATCGGGGACCACGCGCTGGAGATCGAGCCGATGCAGCAGATCGGAGGCGCCCGCCCGGCCCCCGGCGAGGACCTGTTCGGCGTCGACGTCTCGTTACAGATCTACGCCGACGACCTGGGGCTGTCACTGAGCACGGTCCGCAGCTACCGGTTCGCCGCCCACCGCTGGCCCGCCGGCCAGCGTCGGCACGGTATCTCCCACAAGGTCCACTACATCCTCGCGTCCATCCCGGACGACACCGAACGCTTCGAGGCGATCGACGCCCCTCCGCTGGACGAGCGCGCCCGGGCCCGGCGCTGGACGACGGACCTCGCCAAGAAGCACGTCGGGCAGCGCCCGGACCGTCCCGAGACGCCGGCGCAGAAAGTGGCGGCCATTCACCGCCTGGCCGACGACGACGAGGTCGCGGCGCAGATCGCCACGGACGTGCTGCGCCGTCCGCAGGTCGCGGCCAAAGTGGTCGCCGACGACACCGCCCGGCACATGGTCAACAAGGCGCAGACCACGCAGCACCGGACCGAGGTCGTCCACGACCTCATCGACGACGACACGGTGGCGGCCCAGGTCGCCTCCGATGTGCTGCGCCGTCCGGAGGTTGCGGCCAGGGTGGTCGCCGACGACACCGCCCGGCACGCGGTCAACCGGGCCCAGACCGACCGTTCCCGTCAGCAGGCCGAACACTTCCGCCGGGAGACACCCGCAGGGCGGGCGGTGAAGAAGATCGAGCGGACCGCGGAGTTCCTGGACCTCGTCGGTGCCTGCCACCGCTTCGTGGCGGCCTGCGGAAAGACCGTGCCCAAACTGCGCGACCGGCACCTGTCGGATGACGAACAGGCCGTCCTCGCGCAGAACGTCGCCCGCTGCCGGGCCACGCTGGACTGGATCGAGACTGCCGCCGAAACCGGCGAGGTCGACGTGGACGAGGAGCTCGCCCGCCTCCTGCGGGGTGAGTAGCCGTGGCCAAGCGCTCCCCGACCGCGGAGCGCCACGCCGACCTGATCCGTACCGCCCTGTTCGAAGTCGCGCCCGCCGGCATGACGCTGATCCGCCTGATGGCCTCGTGCGAGCTCAGCCGCTGGCAGACCAGGCGGGGACTGGCCACGCTGCGCGATCTATGCGCCGAACGCAGCTGGCCGCCGGTCATCTACAACCGTGACCTCGGCTATCACTTCTGCGCGAGCGAGGACGAACTGGAGGAATGGGAGCGGGCGTGGCTGAGTGAGAAACTCACCCAGTTCCGCCGGATGCTCACCGGCACCATCGGCCCGCACCTGGCCCTGTTCCCCAAGAGCGTCTGGGCCGGCTACCTCAGCGACCAGATGAAAGCGATCGAGTCGAACCTGGCGCTGGCCGCCCGGCCACCGCGCTGACAGCTCTGGGCCGGGGCGCCCACCGCCAGAGCAGGAGGCCGGGACCGGCCCGGCGCCCCGGACAACCCGGGCTATCGGGCCGGTCTGTCTCTGCCATGCGCCAGCGCCGCTATCCGTCCGACACGACGGACGCCGAATGGGCACTGCTCGAACCCCTTCTCCCGGTCCCCGCCTGCCAGACACCTTCCGGCGGCCGTCCGGAAGCCCATCCCCGGCGGGAGATCGTCGACGGCATACGCTATCTCGTCGATAACGGCATCAAATGGCGCGCGATGCCGTCCGACTTCCCGCCCTGGCGGACGATCTACGGCTTCGCCCGGCGCTGGGCCGCCGCCGGCGCCGTCGGAATCATCCGCGACCAGCTCCGCCGCCAGATCCGACTCGCCGCCGGGAAAACACCCCGCGCCGCGTCGGTCGTCGTGGACTCCCAGAGCGTCAAGGCGTCCGAGACCGTCGGCAAGGAAAGCCGCGGCTGGGACGGCGGCAAACTGATCAACGGGAGGAAGAGACATCTCATCGTGGACAACCGCGGCCTGGTGCTGATGGTGATGGTCACCACCGCCGGCGTCCACGACAGCGTTCCCGCGAAGGAATTGCTGTTCCGGCTCGCGCTCACTCACCCCGAGATCTCCATCGTCTGGGCCGACTCCGCCTACGGCGGGAAGCTGGTGACCTGGGCGAAGAAGTACCTCGACATCACCATCAAGACGGTGCGGCGCCCGCCGGACGCCAAGGGCTTCGTGGTCCTGCCACGCAGGTGGGTGGTGGAGCGTTCCTGGTCGTGGATCATGCGCGCGCGGCGCCACTGCCGTGACCATGAACGCCTGCCCGTGATGAGTGAATCCCTCATCACGTGGGCCGCCATCACACTGATGACCAGGCGGCTCACCCGCCGCAAGGCCCGCCCCGCCGAACGGCGCGACATCACCCCCTACTACCTGGCGCAGGCCGCCTGATCCGCCCTCCCCCAGCAATGCGTCGACGCTCCGGCCATGCTGCGATGCATCGAATCGCGCGGCGACCAGGTCAGGTGAAGGGCAGACTATGGCTGAAGTCCGGCAACGTCGCGTGCTGTCTGCCGCAGGCGAAGCCAGCGGATGCCTGTGGTCGGAGCGATGCCGACGGATATGAGACGCAGGGCCTGGATCTGGTGTTGGGACTCTGGCCCCAGATCGGCCGGTAGCCCAGCAAAGAGATTCTCCGAAGCAGCGTCAGCGGCAAGAAGTTGAGTGACTTTTTCCCAGAATTCCGAGCCGGATTCCGGGCCAGGCTTACCGATGGCCTCGCGCCGCGCTTGATACATCGCGAGAGCCAGAACGAGACCGGCAGTTTCGAGGAATTCTTCGGCCGATTCGTTCCAGGTGACGAAGCGTTGCTCCTGGCGTCGCTGGACAGCTGGGTCACTCAGGTGGTCGGTGATGAGTCGGCGGGCTTGTTCGATCTGGTCCCGCAAGCGAAGAGTGGGCATGGGCGCCTCCGGCGCAGTGAGGGAATACAGGGTGCCGCCGGAGGCACCCGGTCAGCGCCGGATCACAGGCACTTGACGTTGAGTGTGGAGCTGGTGGCGGTGTCGGAGTCTGTACTTCCCGCAGTGATGGTGCCGAGCGTCTGCGAACGGTAGGAGTACGTCTGAGATGTGGATTCGCAGCTCACCGAAGCGGTGGTCGACCGGGCGGGAGGCGGGCACCTGTGCTGGCGCGGGCTCGCCCCCGCAGTGGTCCAGCCAGGACCCGACAGATAGATCTGGAGGTCCACCTCGCTGTTGCAGGCCAGCGGTGTGCCACCGGCACAGGAGGATAAGCCTCCTGTGCCGGTGATCTTTCCACCACTGTAGTTCGGTTTGTTGGCGAATATCTGGCACGTGATCGCTTCAGCGGCGTCCGGGCTCTCTTCCACGCGAAGAGTGACCTCAGGGTTGCCGATCTGTTCGGACGGCGGAGCCGGTTCGGCCATGGCCCCGCTGCCTATCGCCAGAGCAAACGCGGGAGCCAACAGGACGACGGCGCCCGTACGAGCCAGCATCCTTGCTCTACTGCCGTGTTTCATCGTTCTCCTGTCCCTTGCATCGAAGTGACCTGAGCGACGCAACGGTAGGCATGGGGTGATTACTTTCGATAGCGATTGGTGGGGAATGACCGATTCCCTGTCAGCCCGTGGCTGAGAGGTTCACCAACGAGTCACCATGCTGCACGCGCACGACCACCTCACTCGCGAACTGCCTGACTTCAGACACAGGCTCTAAGGAGTACGCCGGCTTGGCCTCCTCCCCTGCCTCGTCCTCGGCCCACGTGCTCCAGCGACACTCGATCGGGACTCCGACACACTCAACTCAAAACCTCACTACGATCACCGGCCATGGACTGGCTCGGGCGGATCGCGAAGCTCAGGCAGTGGACCAGGAGCGGAACGCGCGCCCCTCACAAGCCGCTGTTGCTCCTGCACGCCCTCGGCCGGTTCCAGCAGGACGCCGACAGCGAACTCCGCTACAGCGCGGTGGAGAAGGACCTGCAGAGTCTGTTGACCGAGTACGGCCCGCCCAACAGGACAACGCCCGCCTACCCGTTCCACCACCTCGTCAGCGACGGGGTGTGGGAAGTGCGTACCGACCTCGGGCCCGGCAGCCCCGGGACCGGGGTACGGGTTCTCCGGGAGACGGGCGCCACCGGCCGGCTCACACCGGAACTCCGAACCGCCCTGCGCGGCGAACCCGAACTGCTGGGACAGATGGCGCGGTTACTGCTCGACCTGCACTTCCCGCCCTCGCTCCACAGCGAGTTGTGCGAAGCCGCCGGCCTGGAACTGGAACCCGCGCACACCGGGCACCTCGTGCCCGCGCGCAGACAGCGGGACCGGCGCATGCGCGAACTGGTCCTCACCGCCTACGAGTACCGGTGCGCCTTCTGCGGCTACGACGGCAGGATCGGCACGGTCCCGGTCGGACTGGAAGCCGCACACGTACGCTGGTGGGCCTTCGGCGGACCGGACGACGTCGACAACGGGCTGTGCCTCTGCTCGCTGCACCACAAGCTCTTCGACAAGGGCGTCCTCGGAGTCGACGACGGCCACCGCATACTCGTCTCCCAGCACTTCGTCGGCCACAGCCCCGCCGCCCGCGAACACGTCGTCGCCCTCGCGGGCCGTCCCCTCATCGGCCCACAACCAGGCATACGCCCAGTCGCAGCCGACCACCGCGCCTGGCACACCAGCCAGGTCTTCCACGGCACTCCACGCCCCGCCACTGCGGCCTGACCGGATGACCGACACCTCCTCTCGATACCCCTCCCTGAAGTCGGCCCGCTTTTCCGCCTCGGCGGTGTCCACCCCGAGCAGGCCCGCGTTGCTAAAGCCTCTCCGACCCCTCTCCGCCCCGAGTTGTTCGGCCGCCGCTGAACCCTCCTCCGTGCGCTCCTGCAATGGCGCCCTTCCGCCCAGCGCTCACTTCCAGGGCTCGGCAACTCCTCAGCCGCCAAGAGGGGCTCCCTGCAACTCCGATCGGACGGCGTGCCCATAGCGTGCCCGTAAGACCGGTGAACCACGGTCAACAGCGGTACGATCCTGCACTTTCGGGCGCAGCGCCCGGCTATATATGCCCAGGTCAGAAGCTACCCGGCGGCCCAAGCGCCGTAGCTTCCCAAGCTGAGAGCGCGAGTTCGATTCTCGTCACCCGCTCTTCTTGAAGCCCCAGGTCAGCGGCCTGGGGCTTGTACATTGGCGGGGATTTTTCCGCAGGATCCGCCCTCCGAGGCGCACGAAGATGGGGCACGTGGAGGGCACGAGTTCTCGGCGGCCGTGGCAGGCTCCCCGGCCCTGGCATCGAACGGTGCCTGTGACCTGCGGTTTCGCTGTATCAACCACATCGGTCACACACGTGAGCCCTCAGCCTGCCCTTCCCCTCGGAGAGACGTATGGCGTTTGCGGACGCCGCAGCACTATTGGTTGCCCAACTCCTACCGACGAGACAAGACTTCAACGAGTGCGCCGCGGTGGACACGGAGGGACCCGGCGGCACCGAGGTGATGCTCCGCCATCTCCGGTATGACGACGCGGGCCTCCACCCTCGCCTGACGCAGGCTCGGCGGAAATCTCTCAGGCGATGTCGTGGACGCTGTGCTCGGTCAAGTCGGATGCGTGCCGAGCGACGGCACGGTATTCGGCATCGTCATGGAGGACAGTCAGGCCATGGTGAGCCGCGGTGGCAGCGATGACGAGGTCGACCGCTGAGGCGCTGCGATGCTCCCCGGCCCGGGCCATGCGGTGCTGCACCGTGCCGATCCAGCGCCCCGCGTTCTTCGGCACCGACACATCTGGGTAGAGGTCGGTGAACATCTCCATGATCTCGTCGTACTCGCGACCGTTCCGGGCGCTGTGAAGAAACTCGGCGCGTTGCACGTAGCAGGATGCGATGGCCCCGGCATCGATCGCGTCGTACCAGGCCGATTGCAGTTTGGGATCACGGAGCAGCCGCACCAGGCCGGACGTGTCGAGCAAGTAGATCACCGGCTGCGCTTCTCCGCCTCGTGCAGACGCTCGGCGTCCTCGACGGCACCCCACTCACGCGCACGCTCGAAGTGACGGCTGATGCGCGCCGCACGCTCCTGCTGCTCGGCGTAGAAGTGCAGAGCGAGATTGACCGCCTCTTTCTTGGTCCTGACCTTTGACAGGGCCATGGCGCGCTCCAGGGCGTCGTCGTCGATGTCGATCTGGGTCACTGACATCCGGCACCTCCCGCTCGCATGTTGGTGATGTACATAGAAGAATACGCTACCAACATTCGTAGGTCCACGTCCGCATGCCGAATCCAGGTATGTGCAGTGGCAACGGACACTCCAGATCAGCCTGCGAGACGCTGCGGTTCGGTCGGCGCAAGCGTCACCCGCCCGTATCGCCCGACTGCTCGTGGTGCCGTGCCCACAGTGTGCCCGTAAGAGCGGAAAAGCCTCGGTCACGGTCGACGACCTGCACACGTACTACGTGCTGGCGGGCTCGACACCCGACCTGGTGCACAACGAGTGCCCCCGTCCATCGCGCTCGGGTTCGCGGAGACGGCGGACAACCCTTTCGCGCTCGCGGACTTCGCCGACCGGACCGGGGCCAAGATGTACCGGGACTGGAGCGACGGAAACTGGACATCCACCCTTAAGGAAGCCAACGATCCGAAAAGCACCGTGCAGATCCACTTCAACCTCGAAGGCATCGACGACCCGGTAGGACTCGCCCGTTCCATGGACGGTGTGGCCTCCCCGAGTGGCGGCGACTACACCGCATGGGAACTGTCACAGATCAAGAACGCCCCGGCCTCCGTGCAGGCCCGGGTCACCTGGTACGACGAATATGGGGACGTCGTCTCCAGTCCTTTCGGAGGGTGAACGCTGTGCAACCGCAAGTCGTGGGCCGGGAGGAGCTTCCTCTCCACTTCAAGCGGCCCTTCCTGGTCTGGTCCTACCAAGCGTCCCATCGCCGCCTCGTGTTGCGGGCAAGCCCGGGAGGC
Encoded proteins:
- a CDS encoding ATP-dependent nuclease, with product MKIKRVRIENFCCLHKVDVSFEDITSFIGPTGVGKSTVLRALDWFFNGEKGVALSDDDIHSAAEGGRISVEVEFDGLTDRDRQTLGRYAPDGVASVSIWRTWQNGEDKITGKALAYGPFEEVRKNEKAMELRRAYDQLRASDTSLGLSAAGTKDKVLEAMRTWELANRDRLTEAEVEDTHFFGFAGQSRLAQLIDFVFVSADLRAYEEADDQKATALGRILDHAVDRSQVNEQLGEIEENAHLARQEVHSKVYGPVLDEVSAALSAEVAKFTTGREVVVTPTVQAPRPARTTFQVSIRDGAAHTSVHRQGHGFQRALIIAALKYLADRRRSADGMRTLCLAIEEPELFQHPPQARTFAKVLRELVATSPQGRTQVMYATHNPVFIDPKGYHQIRRLGRAAGEGHPVTQVWQATEEDLCGALDGLVDKKVIRSRTEGTLSGALAEGFFAHAVVLVEGRGDEGVITGCADRSGINLGAEGISVIEVHGKDNLMISDALFSALGVPCYVVFDGDAGMEERKRASVQHLIPQQRQDKEQEFERQARNNRTKNANLLQYLGATPNPQPADDSTGRYTVFEDTLETHLDQHWPTWEERRRELVRAGEGIDGKNAATYLETTRTVVTEPPFLLHALLENVRSLIGRR
- a CDS encoding DUF6192 family protein encodes the protein MPTATIGHVTRERYEQIIATDRELVGQMQRIQFTIGDHALEIEPMQQIGGARPAPGEDLFGVDVSLQIYADDLGLSLSTVRSYRFAAHRWPAGQRRHGISHKVHYILASIPDDTERFEAIDAPPLDERARARRWTTDLAKKHVGQRPDRPETPAQKVAAIHRLADDDEVAAQIATDVLRRPQVAAKVVADDTARHMVNKAQTTQHRTEVVHDLIDDDTVAAQVASDVLRRPEVAARVVADDTARHAVNRAQTDRSRQQAEHFRRETPAGRAVKKIERTAEFLDLVGACHRFVAACGKTVPKLRDRHLSDDEQAVLAQNVARCRATLDWIETAAETGEVDVDEELARLLRGE
- a CDS encoding RacP protein, giving the protein MAKRSPTAERHADLIRTALFEVAPAGMTLIRLMASCELSRWQTRRGLATLRDLCAERSWPPVIYNRDLGYHFCASEDELEEWERAWLSEKLTQFRRMLTGTIGPHLALFPKSVWAGYLSDQMKAIESNLALAARPPR
- a CDS encoding phosphorothioated DNA-binding restriction endonuclease produces the protein MDWLGRIAKLRQWTRSGTRAPHKPLLLLHALGRFQQDADSELRYSAVEKDLQSLLTEYGPPNRTTPAYPFHHLVSDGVWEVRTDLGPGSPGTGVRVLRETGATGRLTPELRTALRGEPELLGQMARLLLDLHFPPSLHSELCEAAGLELEPAHTGHLVPARRQRDRRMRELVLTAYEYRCAFCGYDGRIGTVPVGLEAAHVRWWAFGGPDDVDNGLCLCSLHHKLFDKGVLGVDDGHRILVSQHFVGHSPAAREHVVALAGRPLIGPQPGIRPVAADHRAWHTSQVFHGTPRPATAA
- a CDS encoding PIN domain-containing protein translates to MIYLLDTSGLVRLLRDPKLQSAWYDAIDAGAIASCYVQRAEFLHSARNGREYDEIMEMFTDLYPDVSVPKNAGRWIGTVQHRMARAGEHRSASAVDLVIAATAAHHGLTVLHDDAEYRAVARHASDLTEHSVHDIA
- a CDS encoding type II toxin-antitoxin system VapB family antitoxin — its product is MSVTQIDIDDDALERAMALSKVRTKKEAVNLALHFYAEQQERAARISRHFERAREWGAVEDAERLHEAEKRSR